From Leishmania mexicana MHOM/GT/2001/U1103 complete genome, chromosome 21, a single genomic window includes:
- a CDS encoding putative 60S Ribosomal protein L36, translated as MSAPTPRTGIIAGFNKGHVTTRRPRQPSPNDRFAVPHKHLRAVKAIIADLVGLSPLEKRVQEFLRVGKEKRALKYCKKRLGDFTAAKKKRAKMEEALRHATKKHH; from the coding sequence ATGTCCGCACCTACTCCTCGCACCGGCATCATTGCTGGCTTCAACAAGGGTCATGTGACGACCCGCCGCCCGCGCCAGCCGTCGCCCAACGACCGCTTTGCCGTGCCCCACAAGCACCTGCGCGCTGTGAAGGCTATCATCGCTGATTTAGTAGGCTTGTCCCCCCTGGAGAAGCGCGTACAGGAGTTTCTGCGTGTCGGGAAGGAGAAGCGTGCTTTGAAGTACTGCAAGAAGCGTCTTGGAGATTTTACTGCGGCCAAGAAGAAGCGTGCgaagatggaggaggcgcttCGCCATGCGACCAAGAAGCACCATTAA
- a CDS encoding putative ATPase subunit 9, which translates to MMRRVIAQPVARRVAAASSALMVAPRQASTVTLSVHGMHYVGTGLAAIALGGVGLGIGTIFGCLLMGCARQPNLTKMLFNYAILGFALTEAIGLFALMLAFLMLFS; encoded by the coding sequence ATGATGCGCCGTGTCATTGCTCAGCCCGTCGCCCGTCGCGTAGCGGCCGCCTCTAGCGCGCTCATGGTTGCCCCTCGCCAAGCCTCCACTGTCACCCTCTCTGTCCATGGCATGCACTACGTCGGCACCGGtctcgccgccatcgccctCGGTGGTGTCGGCTTGGGTATCGGTACCATCTTTGGCTGCTTGCTGATGGGCTGCGCTCGCCAGCCCAACCTGACCAAGATGCTCTTCAACTACGCCATTCTGGGCTTCGCCCTGACGGAGGCCATTGGCCTGTTCGCGCTGATGCTCGCCTTCCTCATGCTCTTCTCGTAG
- a CDS encoding 19S proteasome regulatory subunit: MADNEWRGASFKQDEDHSAETAKLLERVNATTIPVLLRSSNAKLCDIVAELLVLEKVSRLGGDAASTKLLAVEVLRIYRTQNELDLMLETLDMLMKKRGQTKQAQSAMIAECAIVLRDDSLAKEKQEEVLERLAYVTENKIHVELEHARFTIELATLHEAVGRKRSACDMLRTLHIETITNMPRLEKLEALNQQIRLCLELEDYDHIPLVSRKINHRGLGRDEAQQQKLKYFDLMRAYYAHKESFFNVGRCWYETYNTVKSTDDKLSALSNMVVHYLIAENATAKEIEDLAECTAFAPATKLHDRVAALSTISEKLRSDLEDIPQLYALLQRFNSIELIQERVSSEVEVLCQTHPELAPYPARQELLSNRCSEHDIMVIARFYTRIPLKRLAELVHLSPEHTEMFIMTMVTNKTLYAKMDRVDELVVFEARKNTTEVVASWNDSVERSVALLDKASHLITKERMLHNLASRRVH, translated from the coding sequence ATGGCGGACAACGAATGGAGGGGGGCCAGCTTCAAGCAGGATGAGGACCATTCTGCGGAGACGGCAAAGCTGCTAGAGCGGGTGAACGCGACAACGATACCTGTTCTtcttcgcagcagcaacgcaaaGCTGTGTGACATCGTCGCTGAACTGCTCGTGCTGGAAAAGGTGTCCCGTctcggcggcgatgcggcctCTACgaagctgctggcggtggaggtgctgcgcatcTACCGCACGCAGAATGAACTGGACCTAATGCTCGAAACATTGGACATGTTGATGAAAAAGCGCGGCCAGACCAAGCAGGCTCAGAGTGCCATGATCGCCGAGTGCGCAATCGTCCTGAGGGACGACTCCttggcgaaggagaagcaaGAGGAGGTGCTCGAGCGCCTGGCGTACGTGACGGAGAACAAGATCCACGTCGAGCTGGAACATGCACGTTTCACGATTGAGTTGGCGACGCTTCACGAGGCGGTGGGCCGCAAGCGCTCGGCGTGCGATATGCTGCGCACGTTGCACATCGAAACCATCACAAACATGCCGCGCTTAGAGAAACTGGAGGCGCTGAATCAGCAGATCCGCCTCTGCCTAGAGCTGGAGGACTACGACCACATCCCTCTTGTGTCAAGAAAAATCAACCATCGCGGTCTTGGCCGTGACGAggcccagcagcagaagctcAAATACTTTGACCTCATGCGCGCATACTATGCACACAAGGAGTCCTTCTTTAACGTTGGCCGGTGCTGGTATGAGACGTATAACACCGTGAAGAGCACCGATGACAAACTGTCTGCCTTGAGCAACATGGTGGTGCACTACCTCATCGCCGAGAACGCCACCGCGAAGGAAATCGAGGACCTGGCGGAGTGCACGGCGTTTGCGCCTGCCACCAAGCTGCATGACCGTGTTGCAGCTCTTTCAACCATTAGCGAGAAGCTGAGGAGCGACCTGGAGGACATCCCGCAGCTGTACGCACTTCTGCAGCGCTTCAACAGCATTGAGCTGATCCAGGAGAGAGTCTCCTcagaggtggaggtgctgtgcCAGACCCACCCCGAGCTGGCTCCGTACCCGGCGCGTCAGGAATTGCTCAGCAACCGCTGCAGTGAGCACGACATCATGGTTATTGCCCGCTTCTACACCCGCATCCCACTCAAGCGTCTTGCGGAGCTGGTGCATCTGTCGCCAGAGCATACGGAGATGTTCATCATGACAATGGTCACGAACAAGACCTTGTACGCGAAGATGGACCGTGTGGATGAGCTGGTGGTGTTCGAGGCGCGGAAGAACACGACGGAGGTCGTTGCATCGTGGAACGACTCGGTCGAACGCAGCGTGGCACTGCTCGACAAGGCATCGCACCTCATTACAAAGGAGCGAATGCTGCACAACCTTGCCTCGCGGAGGGTCCACTAG
- a CDS encoding putative small GTPase yields the protein MGARMRELSFKVVLLGEGRVGKTSLISRYVHNAFDEKEASTVQASMYSSRAVPINDPSSAPGAIREVDLALWDTAGQERFHALAPMYYRNADGAIIVYDVTDADTLRKVRTWAKELYAVVGEGNIQLVLCGNKADTPLAEREVSEGEGAAMAAELGASHFFASAKTGQNVAEVFSAMATQVVRSREATGMGVGVAAGSSSGSSGGGAYAGIRGRTPSRSRARRGLMVVTEDGEAVTPGRSSPSEGRVYGGITPPRVHRYGSSGTNQAITLSANGSPDAAATAKRSGCC from the coding sequence ATGGGTGCGAGAATGAGGGAGCTCAGTTTCAAGGTTGTGCTTCTCGGCGAGGGCCGTGTTGGGAAGACGTCGCTGATTTCGCGCTATGTGCACAACGCGTTTGATGAAAAAGAGGCAAGCACGGTGCAGGCGAGCATGTACAGCTCCAGGGCGGTCCCCATCAATGACCCTAGCAGTGCCCCCGGGGCCATCCGAGAAGTAGACTTGGCGTTGTGGGACACGGCGGGGCAGGAGCGTTTCCACGCACTCGCGCCAATGTACTACCGTAACGCCGATGGGGCCATCATCGTGTACGACGTCACCGATGCTGACACGTTGCGCAAGGTACGCACATGGGCCAAGGAGCTCTACGCCGTTGTGGGGGAGGGCAACATACAACTCGTTTTGTGCGGGAACAAGGCGGACACCCCGttggcagagagggaggtgagcGAGGGCGAAGGGGCGGCTATGGCGGCCGAGCTTGGCGCCTCGCATTTCTTCGCAAGCGCAAAGACGGGGCAAAACGTAGCGGAAGTGTTCAGTGCGATGGCGACACAGGTTGTGCGCAGTCGCGAGGCCACCGGGATGGGGgttggtgttgctgctggtagcagcagtggcagcagtggtgggGGTGCCTACGCTGGGATCAGGGGTCGCACACCGTCACGCTCGCGTGCACGGCGCGGGCTGATGGTGGTGACGGAAGACGGGGAGGCGGTGACTCCAGGCCGCAGCTCCCCGAGCGAAGGTCGCGTGTACGGCGGCATCACCCCACCCCGGGTCCACCGCTACGGAAGCAGTGGCACCAACCAGGCCATCACACTTAGCGCCAACGGATCCCctgacgcagcggcgacggcgaagaggagCGGCTGTTGCTGA